In Pleuronectes platessa chromosome 8, fPlePla1.1, whole genome shotgun sequence, the genomic stretch GAGGCTTTTGGATAGTTACACATGACATCTGGCATGTCATTTTTTGTAACTCTAAAATTACCCAACAAACCCAGTCCACGATATAATCTAGAATGAAACTAGCCACCCATAGGAACTTGGAATCATTGGCTCTCCTGCTGCTCGAGGGGACAGCTCTCACACAGTGTCATGAGACTGGAGGACATCCTTATAAAACCCCTTTTAATCCATTGATTACCTGTATGTAGAGGTACTCAAATGCAGCGGGGTCCCTTCTCAACAGGTCTGCAGGGTCCTTGGGGAAGAAGCAGATGCGGAACAGACACTTCATCCCTTGGAAATAGGTTCGATGCACCACCTGGGGGAATACACCGGTAGCAGCTAGTTAACAACTACATCTTTAAAATTAGTCACAAACGCACTTTGGTCCAAAAGTTTGAGACCACTTAAATGTTGAACCATCAACCAACCAATAATGGCAACAACCTCAAGTGATTATTCTATTCAGAATATGTCAGAAACGAAACATAAAGACAGACTAAGAAATACACACCAAAGTTCAGAAATGCTTTCTAACCAACCACCAATTAATTGGGTTTCTTTAATTGCTTTTATACTGCTAAACCCATCGATATCATTAACAGTTTTAGACGCATTTTAAACTAATTTCCCAGTTTTTGGGGGTTTCTTACATGTGTTAACGGCTGGTTCTCCTGTAGCAGTTGCAACCTCTGATTCTGCTCCAGACCACCTGCCTCAAGTACTAAGGCAAAGTGCTCTATGTAGCGTAGTGAGAGGCGGTCCTGCAGTGAGGACATCACATCCTTGAAGGAGAGAGATCCTCAGGTTAGATACTGAAATACAGTTCCACAGGAACAATACATTCTACTACTGGTCAAATATACATTTCATGTATGGAGAATATTTTTACCCTGAATTCCCTCCATGTTTATAGAGAGTGATTTGTCAAACTGATATCCTTGTTTAGACTTCTGACGATGATATCATGTTTGGCATTTTGTGCGAGGAGGGCTTCTATAGATGTTCTCCATTCTGCACAGCGAGTGCATCCATTTTAagaaaataacatttgtatGAACTTCTGCTCTTGTGCAGATCATTATCTATGAATCATGTTTAGGTTTTCACATATCCTTTTTCTAAAATTCAGAGAACACTGTCAAAGGGGTAATTCACAATTTTTCTGTTATTGTGGGCTATCTCCAAGGTTAAAATGTCATAATTTATATGCACTGTTAATATATCAGAGGCATTGTCATTGAACATGATTCTTTTGTAGTGATATGTTGCTGTAGTTTGGCTTGAAACCTCAGTATGGAGGCTCATTCAGACCTGGAAAATATGTACACTAATAATTTTCTCTCTACAAATGcttaaatttaataaacaggGATGTGCAGTTTTGACACTATTGACCTGTGTGGTTTGCATTAAAAGACGCCCGGGGAAGCCACATAATCTGAAGGATCCACAGAAAGCTGTATATTGTAGTGTAAAATACTGCAGGAAAGCTTCTTTAGTTGACAGGCTGTGTAATGGGCATACTACTGGGCATCCTATTATGCcaattgtgttattgttttattgatctGAGCCTTCTTATTATGCTGAAAATCCATTTAATTAGGCTAATAGTGGAGAggttcctccatctctcctttaaagagctgctctgtttctcttccccccctcactctctctaACCATTAGCAGAGGAGAGATTTAGAATCTGTTTAATGCCTCTGCTCTGAGATGTCAGACTCATCTTAGAGGCTGATGTAGGGATAGAGATGACCTCACTGACTCatttcaactgttttttttattactgcaATCACATAAgatcttaaataaaataaaataaacgagGGGGTGATGTTTTCCCAAAAATTAGAGCTGTTTAATTTTCAAAAAGGACACAAAGGAATtttgattataaaaatgtataatcacTCCATTAGGCATATTCTATTATTACATATTAAACATCAATGAATAATGAGCACTATTCAATGGAAAAGCCAATGATAGTAATTTCTCTTTAAGCCTGTTAGAGATGTTTCTATCATacattgaaatattttatttgagtTCCAATAACTTTAGTTTTTTGCTGCTTGGGGCATGGAATAAATTGTAAACACAAATAGACATATTAAAATATACTGCAGATAGAAGGTGGCATAGTTATTCCTTTGGGGGGTATTATACTGTATTCTACTGGCCACCTGTAGTGAATACGTACCCTAACAGTGGTACGGCTGTCAAACGTAAAGGACTTAATCTGTCCATTCTCCAGGAACACCTTCAACACATTTGGTATGAGTAGCAAGGAGTCGTCCTTGAGCATTGTCTGAAAAAGATTTAGGGAGAAAACACCTACAGTTAAATGGAAAATATGTATGGTATATGTGAGAATGTGCCTAAAGGGTAATCAAGAATTGCTAAATACAAACACGATCAGTCGAGGGTTTGTACTTTGCTATTGAGATAGTAGCAGTAGAACGAAAGGGGAAAAGGAGGTGAGAGAAAATAACAATGGAGAGATACTTTAACTGAACTCTGGACTGTTAGAGAAGGAGCAAAACTCTGCCTCAGGATGAACACATCATGCATTGTATTAGGATCAAAGAAGGGTTTATTCAAGTTCTCCATTCTGttcattcaatatttatttcatgCAAATAAAATTGGATGGTGGGAATGAAAGCCCTCACAAAGAGCTGAGAGAGTAGGTGTGGCCGGATTCAAGGTCACTGGCTTTACCCAAAGCACTCAAAGTTCATTCTTGCTAAAATGTGTTGTGAGGGGTGACTCTCTCCTCCCTTTTGCTGTCTCCTTCTTTTTCATTATCCTGCtaaaattttacaaaaataactaCAGAGTTCTCATCATATAGTTTGACAGGACCACAGTTGTGATCAGAGGATAAGAAAGTCCCTTAATGTTATAAGATGGACCTGAGGTTTTTCAATGTGACATTTGGATGCATACAGAGATGGAGCAGAAAACAGCCTTGCAGCCCTTCATCCTTTTTCCtgtattattctatttttatctGATGATCAGATTTGTCAGAACAGTAGGCAGAAATTACTCATGACAATAAGGGGATGTAAATTTATTACAACAGTATATCTAAAAAATTTGATTCAGCTGAAATAGAGATGTAGACAGCAGATGCCCAGCAGTCTGCTTTTGAAGAGCTTAAGTATTCAAAAGGCTCAACAAGCTGTTCTTCTTTCGAGACTGAAGGTGGCTAAGGCCTGCACGCGTAATAAGTCAACAGATCTTTCTCCATACTTCAACCGTCAGCATGCACCAATCGGTAAAAGTCAGCACgcagcagagaagaaaaacctcaaacatTCTCCCCATTGCGAGCTGCTACCTTTGTCCTTGTTagtgagcaggagcaggagctgatCCGTCACATGCAGGGAAAGTGTTATCGGGGACAAATCACAGCCCAGTGCCATGGCCTCATCTCTGTGAGGAGAATGTCATGCTATAAATTTGGGGTTTGGTGGCTGAAATATCTGATCATTACCAATCTTATAATCCCCCTCCCACTATCTGCATCAGCATTAATGAGATTAACAATTGTGAGatagaaacagagaggaagattGAGGAAGAGAACAGATCCAGCCTCCTGTTGATTGCATTTAATGAAACGGGTGGCCTTCGCTGGCTTGATTTAGGGCCACTAAAGGAAGCCTGTGGTGTTCTCCTGATCTCGCCTGCTGGTACTGCAAGGCCTGAGTGGATGGTCGACCCAGCAGCGATGAAAAGCAAGCGTGAGTCGGTTGCTTAAAACTGTGTTAAAGGTTATCAGCGACCTGGTGGTCCCTGGGATGAGCAATCCagttctccatcttcttccaATGAAGTACATactaaatggaaaataaaatgatgaaatgCCCTTTCCCCACTGATTCTTTATTGATTGTCTTGATGCTTGTCATCTTCATTCTCtcactttatttacagtcatagATCTTTGATTGACCACGAGGTGCTAGGGACTGAATCCATATTTGGGATGGAGAGTGGTGTGGTGAATGTTTTCACCACACTATTGTGTAGCATTGTATTTCACAAATTTCATTTTGTGAAATACAATGCTGCTCCATATAGTCGGATTCCATTAGCTAATATACATAAAATGATATATTCAAAGGGTTTGTCAAAAACACAGTCATGGCCTTCTGACTTAAATGTAACACACCTTCCTTTTCCTCCCTATTTCGTGACTGGGATCTGAATAAGAAGTCTCTCTTCCCTCACAGCTCACCTGCAGTTGAGGAGCCTTTTGCAGGCACCGATCACTACCCACAAGTTGATAGTTTGCTTAGTATTGTGTCTTTGCAAACCCTGTCTGTCAGCTTACTTCGCTCAAAGTATGTCTCAAGGGGGAGATGTAAATATGCATACTTTCCCATAAATGATCTAGACCGTGTTGGGCTCCCATATTCCAATTTCTACTGCCACAGTTTCATATTGAACCAACACATTTTGACACATCTCATAGTGTAATAAGAGAGCGAAATCACCCGGAAAACATTTCCAAGTGATATTATGTCTTAAAATGTCCGAATGCCTTTGAAAAGAGGTTCAGGTTGTTCCTGCAAGAATTCAAATCAGTCAGGGAGGCAATTTATTCTCAGCCAAACTGCTTGACCGAAAAAcatgcacggacacacacagacccttgGACACACGAAAACAACATAGAGAAGCTCAGACTCAAACAAGGGTGGAGAGAGGACGTTTGCGATCAAACAAAagacatgcgcagcaggagagggagggacagggtAACAGCACAAGCCACAGGGAGACGTGTCATGTAGAACTTACTGAGTCCGGGTCGCTGATGGACACTTGCTCTGAAAAGCGCACTTTAGGCGGGTTGGTTCGCAGCCGGGCCTTTTTGGCTGCGCTTATGAAGGCAGACTTAGGTGACtgaggatgagaagagagagagaagaactctTGAATCAGCTTGGAAGACGAGACGTCAAAATTAGAGAAAGCCCCAGTGACTGCCAGTGCTAAAGTGCGTTGGAGAGCCGACTAATGCTGCTGCAATGCGACAACTCCAAATCTTCTTTAGACGTGATGCTCacctaaatattttttaaatgttgtgtttactgGCCTGAGAGCAATTACGATCTTAGCCGCTTGATCAAATAGACAAATCCCTCCAGAATAGCTGCATATATccaaatgattaaataaaaaaagatttaaacatcAGCGTTTAATCTTCTGAAAATATCCAGGTTTGGCATCCGGCTTAATTCAGAGTACATTTCTATTTCCACTGTATGGGTGCAcagaaaatctttatttaataaaGTATCATTAAGGTGTTGATATGCCCGCATGGAGCAGTTCTGAAGGAGTTACCTGGAAAAATAAATTACTCTGATGTGTAGACGTGGCCATAAATGCTAATATAATCTATATATGTCTGTAATGGGTGAGTGTGCACTGCAGGAACAAAATACTCAGTGTTTCTGCATGATTCACAGTAAAAGTAAACGTGTTAAAACCCGATGAAGAGTAGGAGAAATCCTGTGGGAGAGGAACATGAAAGAGAGAGTGGCCCATTATACTACCTGATGGGGCTGCAGCACAGTGAGAACTATCGAGTCTTTGCAGCGTCTATGGAGAGACAACAAGAGAGTGAAGTGGGTTAGATAATGGCATGGACGGCATGGCATTTTGAGAGCTTCTCCAGTTTATATCtgccatttcctcactgtccttcaGCCGCCAAAGGGACTGACTCATCCACAGATTTGTGTTCATGTAACTCATCAGCAGCAGaaagaaacagtttgtgtctCACAATCTACCCTCCTCACCCGCGTCCTTTCTCCTCCCCCTTGCCCCTGACCtgtgccctccctccctcctgggACAGTAAAGGATGTTACCTTACAAGGTCTATGACTCTCTCTCTGGGCGCGTCGCTCACCGTCTCCTCGTTAATGGCCAAGATCTGGTCCCCGGGGAGAAGCTTGCCAAAGGAGGGGCCGTCTGCAAATGAGACGGGACAGACACAGCCAGGAGGCCAAGTCATGTGCGTGCGATAAAGAGACTTGATACATCACATCACAGGATTAACTTAATGGGCCATCAATCTCTTGTATTCCATGTATTctccactcacatgcacacgcacacacacacacacacacacacacacacacattttctccaTAACCTCAGAGGATATTACATTGAATTACTTaaatttcctggagactcaCTCTCACCTTAAGCATAGTGTCTACTTGCCTTACCCCTACCTTGACTTTGAACTAAGCttaccttaaaacatgtttcCATGAAATTGAATGATTTAGGTTATGGGGACTTACTTTTCTTCCCATggggaagggttagggttacacatacactcacacagacgcacacacactaaccagCAGAGATGGAGCGTACAATGACAGGCCTCTGGCTGCCTGCAACGAAGCCGAAGCCTTGAGTCGGGTGGCGCTGGATGGTGACCTGTCGAGCTGAGACCGGACTTAGGGTACAACTGTCCATACCATCTTGGCTCTCCTCTAACATCGCAGAGCTGCagagtgcacacagacacaaatgtaaaacacccacaaacgtttttttaaatccgACATTGCGTGATGGGTCATGTCACGTGTCGCAACACGCACCTTTCACATGCATTCGTATGTCCATCCTGGACCTTGGCCATCCcctgagaggagggagcagcATGGGACAGGGTTGCACTGCAAGGGCCTCACTCTGTTTTGCACTCATTCACCTGCACACAGGGAGAAAGAAGTGAAGCTGTTTGCTTACCGGTAAAAAGGATCTAAATCACTTTACACACAGCGTCTCTAAGCACACCTTGGAATGCTACAGCtacacagaaaactgaaaagatAAATGTGAAgctgaaaaatgtaatgttcaACAAAAGAATCTCAGACATCCTCCTGTCAACAAGGCGTATCTGTCTCATATGCTTTGCAAGGAAAACATGCTCAAGATGGAAGCAAACATGTAGGCATTTCATTAAAATATGTAGCAGCTATcaacccaacacacacagagtatttAACACAGTAAGATCTCTGAATTTGCCAGTCTCTGCCAGTGTGGACCAAGCTACTGCTGTGAACCACACATGCTCTTTTACAGATGCCTGTGTGGGAGGCAGTGACAGCAAGATTACTGAAAGACTCAGCGTGAGTGTATATGTGGCACGTGGGTTTCTGTATAGCAGAAAAATTActcaaagaagaaagaaatggaTGGAAACGATTGTTTGAGGGAAAGAGAGCCAGATATTTGTACTCATGTCTGCGATCTCAGACTCGGATGATTGCTGGCTGAAGACGAGACACTGATTGTGATGTTAATGGCGTGGAtgggagaaaacagaaagagacagacccGCTGAATTGGATTATAATGCGGGGGTACACTGAAGAGAGCAAATACCTTTCTGAGTGCCACAAACCATCAGTAGAAGGAGTGCGACTCACATAAGTCAATATTTCAGATTCATATTCTTGTCACTTGTTATTTCTGATTAGAGTGGCTTATGGAGCACCACGGCTCATTTACAATTCCAACGATGCATTACTGATCTCTACCTTGTGTCATGGTATCAGATGGGGGTTGATGTATCGTAGATTGGCTTCATATCGAGTGCAATCCATGACTACAAATCCATTGCATTATGTGTGCTTTGAATCTCAATTACATTAATCCATTTAAAAAGACAAGATTTGaacaaaaatgtcaacattCAATATTTAGCTGACTTACAAAGGATCATATGTCTGAATCCAAGATGCACAGTCCTGACAAGTGAAGccccagctgctgcttctgcctCTGAACAGGATtatacgttttttttattttttttgttaagagTGATTATTTTCTCCTTTGATTCTCCCCCAGTGGATTTTGAAGGTGCACTTCTCCCCACAGTTATTCTCCGCCAGTCTCTCTAATGTCTTTCTCCACCATCTGTCCTCCATTGCAGTTGCTGGAAGGACACCCATTCAGTTTGATCTACAAGCCcatacatacagtgccttgcataagtattcaccccctttggacttttctacattttgtcatggtataaccacagattaaaatttatttcatcatgagtttatgtaatggaccaacacaaaatagtgcatcatttggaagtggggggaaatattacatggatttcacaattatttacaaataaaaatctgaaaagtgttgagtgcatatgtattcaccccctttagtgtgaaacccctaacaaagatctggtgcgaccaattgcattcacaagtcacatttgcaagtcacataattagtaaatagggtccacttgtctgcaatttaatctcagtataaatacacctgttctgtgacggactcagagtttgttggagatcattactgaacaaacagcatcatgaagaccaaggagctcaccaaacaggtcagggataaagttgtggagaaatatgaagcagggttaggttataacacaatatccagagctttgaacatctctctgagcaccataaaatccatcataagaaaatggaaagaatatggcacaaccgcaaacctaccaagaggaggccgtccacccaaactgaagagtcggacaaggagaaaattaatcagagaagcaaccaggaggcccatggttactctggaggagttgcagagatccacagctgaggtgggagaatctgtccacaggacaactattagtcgtctactccacaaatctggcctttatggaagagtggcaagaagaaagccattgttgaaagggatccataaaaaatcccgtttggagtttgccagaagccatgtgggagacacagcaaacatgtggaagaaggtgctctggtcagatgagaccaaaattgaactttttggcctcaatgcaaaacgctatgtgtggcgaaaacccaacactgcccatcaccctgagcacaccatcccaacagtgaaacatggtggtggtagcatcatgctgtggggatgcttctcttcagcaggtacagggaaactggtcagaatagagggaaagatggatggagccaaatacagggaaatccttgaagaaaatctgatgcagtctgcaaaagacttgagactggggcggaggttcatcttccagcaggacaatgaccctaaacatacagccagagctacaaaggaatggtttggattaaagaatgttaatgtcttaaaatggcccagtcaaagcccagacctcaatccaatagagaatctatggcaagacttgaagattgcggttcacagatggtctccatccaatctgactgagcttcatcttttttgccaagaagaatggacaaacctttccatctctagatgtgcaaagctggtagagacataccccaaagacttgcagctgtaattgcagcgaaagggggttctaccaagtattgacacaggggggtgaatacttatgcacccaacagatgtcaacttttttgttctcattattgtttgtgtcacaataaaatttattttgcacctccaaagtactatgcatgttttgttgatcaaacgggaaaaagtttatttaagtctatttgaattccagttagtaacagtacataatgggaaaaagtccaaggggggtgaatacttatgcaaggcactgtatgtctgtgtgtgtgtgtgtgtgtgtgtgtgtgtgtgtgtgtgtgtgtgtgtgtgtgtgtgtgtgtgtgtgtgtgtgtgtgtgtgtgtgtgtgtgtgtgtgtgtgtgtgtgtgtgtgtgtgtgtgtgtgtgtgtgtgtgtgtgatattgcTGTGTGTCAGCAACTCTTATCCAGTGCACAGAAGCAAAGATTTGTGACCTCAGTGAAGATAGAATATTTTTGCTAGAAAGAGCCTGCATTTTGACCTTTGTCTGTTATTCAGTTGTGTCCGATATCGTTTTTTGCAATACGGTTGCCAAATCGATACTGAAGCAAGCAttttttcttaaaaagaaaaaaatatgtcaGTAATTGATAGGAACTTTTGCTAAGGCACATTGGAAGTTGAAAGTTTcttaaatatacaaatgttAATACATACAAAACATAACATaactaaatcaaataataaataaaacctaacCCAACTACAATTATTTAATACTAAATAATAGTTTTAGTGCTTAATACAGCAAAACACTCCCTTTTACCTGGgattgttttcagacattttctgctCGTCCCAATGTCGAAATCCTACCTCATGAAATACGACCACACTTCCGACCATTTAGCTTGAGGGATTTTGGTGTCGTGGAGACTCAAGTTTGAGGTTATTAACTGCAGGCTGATATAACGTGCTGTCTGAGCCATATTGAGAGTGTGTTGCCAC encodes the following:
- the LOC128445572 gene encoding FERM and PDZ domain-containing protein 4; protein product: MLEESQDGMDSCTLSPVSARQVTIQRHPTQGFGFVAGSQRPVIVRSISADGPSFGKLLPGDQILAINEETVSDAPRERVIDLVRRCKDSIVLTVLQPHQVV